From Bernardetia sp., one genomic window encodes:
- the ruvA gene encoding Holliday junction branch migration protein RuvA: MFAYLNGKVTHREPSLAVIDINGVGYEIKISLQTYSVIQEGQQSKLFTYLSVTQDSQELFGFATESEKKMFLHLISVSGVGRNTALVMLSAMNVSELADAIINQQTAVITKVKGIGKKTAERLILDLKDKLAKEGFQLQDESGMSSALKEQASNALVSLGLSKLVADRTINAILKKYGTDISLEELITYSLQEG; the protein is encoded by the coding sequence TGTTTGCTTACCTCAACGGAAAAGTTACGCACCGAGAACCTTCATTAGCTGTTATAGATATAAATGGTGTAGGATATGAAATTAAAATATCGCTTCAAACCTACTCCGTTATTCAAGAAGGACAACAGTCTAAGTTATTTACGTATTTGAGCGTAACACAAGATTCTCAAGAGCTTTTTGGGTTTGCTACTGAAAGTGAGAAAAAAATGTTTCTGCATTTGATTAGCGTCTCTGGAGTGGGAAGAAATACAGCTTTGGTGATGCTTTCTGCTATGAATGTTTCTGAGTTGGCAGATGCGATTATCAACCAACAAACGGCAGTTATTACAAAAGTAAAGGGAATAGGGAAGAAAACAGCCGAACGCTTGATTTTAGACTTAAAAGACAAACTCGCTAAAGAAGGTTTCCAACTTCAAGACGAATCTGGAATGAGTAGCGCACTCAAAGAACAGGCTTCAAATGCTCTTGTTAGTCTAGGACTCTCAAAACTTGTGGCTGACCGAACCATTAATGCTATTCTTAAAAAATACGGCACAGATATTTCTTTGGAAGAACTTATTACGTATAGTTTGCAAGAAGGGTAG